One window of Aspergillus oryzae RIB40 DNA, chromosome 3 genomic DNA carries:
- a CDS encoding FAD-binding oxidoreductase (predicted protein) — MPLHIIYLLYNLELSHTIKYPQITSKHDQCTELSTIFGSALHYPNNDSFTIWDAKQQEVRPACQIEPSTPSEVSQVLEILVHYWCYFSVKGGGHSRNPGDSNSVGGVTVDLDRMTQVDILEHGNRALVYEALDAHNLSFVGGRVGTVGVGGFTLGGGTSPFSNKYGWALDNVYEYEVVLANGTIVNANETHNRDLYFALRGGGNNFGIVTAFTVRTFSQGPVSTTTTTYLQNQTEQVLDQVYQLFTDDALTSDVEMGYDMYYTYVSQDDSFSLSGTQRYGKPVRNPAVFKAIYQIPRLTRSTTISNMGNLTRESEPLGTTRHLFATLTVLPSRSLLTQAVRIFEQEARAIRSVDGLVPNLISYAISRTAIAAMAQRGGNSLGIHGDQPLFLILISTAWSDARDDAAVNTMTENAIRRIREAAETLNVAHPFLYVNYASAAQASEVFSSYGEKNVQSLRDIQRAVDPHGVFTSRGFTERIRDLLLVTY, encoded by the exons ATGCCTTTACATATAATCTATCTCCTATACAACCTAGAACTCAGCCATACAATAAAGTATCCGCAAATTACCAGTAAGCA TGACCAGTGCACCGAACTGTCTACTATCTTTGGATCAGCTCTGCATTACCCCAATAACGACAGCTTCACGATTTGGGATGCGAAGCAACAGGAAGTTCGCCCAGCTTGCCAGATCGAGCCGTCCACTCCATCGGAGGTTTCCCAGGTACTCGAAATCCTTGTGCACTACTGGTGTTACTTTTCGGTTAAGGGCGGTGGTCACTCACGGAATCCTGGGGACTCTAACTCTGTTGGTGGTGTTACCGTGGACCTGGACCGCATGACACAGGTCGACATATTAGAGCATGGTAACAGGGCGCTT GTGTACGAAGCTTTGGATGCTCATAATCTGTCCTTTGTTGGTGGGAGAGTCGGCACAGTCGGTGTTGGCGGATTTACACTGGGCGGCGGGACATCACCATTCTCGAACAAGTACGGTTGGGCGTTGGATAATGTTTATGAATATGAG GTGGTCCTTGCAAACGGAACGATCGTCAACGCCAACGAGACTCACAATCGTGATCTATACTTCGCCCTCAGAGGCGGTGGGAATAACTTCGGAATTGTGACAGCCTTCACTGTCCGTACATTCAGCCAGGGTCCTGTCTCTACGACTACGACTACGTATCTCCAGAATCAGACTGAACAGGTCCTCGACCAGGTTTACCAGCTCTTCACTGACGATGCTTTGACCAGCGATGTGGAGATGGGCTATGATATGTACTACACATATGTCTCACAGGATGACAGTTTCAGCCTATCAGGCACCCAACGCTATGGGAAGCCGGTGCGGAACCCAGCTGTATTCAAGGCCATCTACCAGATACCGAGGTTAACAAGAAGCACAACCATATCTAATATGGGTAACTTGACTCGTGAATCTGAACCATTAGGTACCACAAG GCACTTATTCGCCACCCTAACCGTGTTGCCTTCCCGTTCTCTCCTCACTCAAGCAGTAAGGATCTTCGAACAAGAGGCTCGAGCCATAAGATCTGTGGATGGCTTGGTTCCAAACCTCATTTCCTACGCGATTTCACGGACCGCAATTGCAGCCATGGCGCAGAGGGGAGGGAACTCGCTCGGCATACATGGCGATCAACCTCTCTTTC TCATCTTAATTTCCACGGCTTGGTCTGATGCCCGTGATGATGCCGCTGTTAATACAATGACGGAGAATGCTATCCGGAGAATCAGGGAAGCAGCGGAGACCCTCAATGTTGCGCACCCGTTTCTTTACGTGAATTACGCATCAGCTGCGCAGGCCTCAGAAGTGTTTTCTAGTTacggggaaaagaatgtgcAGAGTCTTAGAGACATACAACGGGCAGTTGATCCACATGGTGTCTTCACCTCGCGGG GGTTTACGGAGCGGATACGTGATCTGCTGTTGGTAACTTACTAA
- a CDS encoding uncharacterized protein (voltage-gated shaker-like K+ channel, subunit beta/KCNAB), with product MCRDQGMAIAPWAPLGQGKFKSSEARSSDSEGGCGRASNMSEHDIQVSDALEKVAKRKNTTLHAVALAYVMHKTPSVFPIVGQRKVEHLKANVEALSVSLSDEDLAEIDNASSFDIGFPMNFIFRDSYTTNSTAADVSFTRVSAHIDAPPNPSPVRPRRHLV from the exons ATGTGTCGGGATCAGGGAATGGCAATCGCACCATGGGCACCGCTTGGCCAGGGCAAATTCAAGTCCTCGGAGGCGCGTAGTAGCGACAGCGAAGGCGGCTGTGGGCGAGCATCTAATATGAGCGAGCATGATATCCAAGTATCTGATGCGCTGGAAAAGGTCGCTAAACGAAAGAATACTACTCTCCATGCGGTT GCTCTAGCGTATGTGATGCATAAGACGCCTTCCGTTTTCCCCATTGTCGGTCAACGGAAAGTTGAGCATCTCAAGGCTAATGTAGAGGCTTTGAGTGTAAGCCTCTCTGACGAGGATCTGGCCGAAATCGACAATGCATCCTCGTTCGATATCGGATTTCCAATGAACTTCATTTTCCGCGATTCTTATACGACGAATAGCACTGCCGCTGATGTCTCTTTTACTCGGGTGTCAGCTCATATTGATGCACCTCCTAATCCTTCCCCCGTGCGGCCTCGTCGTCACCTGGTATAA